In one Nocardioides sp. NBC_00368 genomic region, the following are encoded:
- a CDS encoding ABC transporter ATP-binding protein, with amino-acid sequence MTSAPLSVEAFSSVPGGALLEAEGLAKAFGQVVTARSVSFHVAAGEALGIVGPNGAGKSTLLNLVTGTLPVDAGTIRFDGTDVTRTPAARRTALGIGRTFQVPRPFEGLTVFENVLVGSTFGAGTHRREANDLAWQALETADLARLANTPAGSLRLLDRKRLELARALATRPRLLLLDEIAGGLTEHELPALIETISAIRDGGTGVVWIEHIVHALLQVVDRLMCLAQGDVVATGDPREVMASDAVAAVYLGSPDLEGA; translated from the coding sequence GTGACCTCTGCCCCACTGTCGGTCGAGGCCTTCAGCAGCGTGCCCGGCGGCGCGCTGCTGGAGGCCGAAGGCCTGGCCAAGGCGTTCGGCCAGGTCGTCACCGCCCGCTCCGTCTCCTTCCACGTCGCCGCGGGCGAGGCGCTCGGGATCGTCGGTCCCAACGGCGCCGGCAAGTCCACGCTGCTCAACCTGGTGACCGGCACCCTCCCGGTCGACGCCGGCACCATCCGCTTCGACGGCACCGACGTCACCCGGACGCCGGCCGCCCGGCGTACGGCCCTCGGGATCGGACGTACGTTCCAGGTCCCCCGCCCCTTCGAGGGGCTCACCGTCTTCGAGAACGTGCTGGTCGGGTCCACCTTCGGTGCGGGCACGCACCGCCGCGAGGCCAACGACCTGGCCTGGCAGGCGCTGGAGACCGCCGACCTGGCCCGTCTGGCCAACACCCCTGCCGGCTCGCTGCGGCTGCTCGACCGCAAACGGCTCGAGCTCGCCCGCGCGCTGGCCACCCGCCCGCGGCTGCTGCTGCTCGACGAGATCGCCGGCGGCCTCACCGAGCACGAGCTGCCCGCCCTGATCGAGACCATCTCGGCGATCCGCGACGGCGGCACCGGCGTCGTCTGGATCGAGCACATCGTGCACGCGTTGCTGCAGGTCGTCGACCGGTTGATGTGCCTGGCCCAGGGCGACGTCGTCGCCACCGGCGACCCCCGCGAGGTGATGGCGAGCGACGCCGTCGCCGCCGTCTACCTCGGCTCGCCTGATCTGGAGGGCGCGTGA
- a CDS encoding branched-chain amino acid ABC transporter permease, with protein sequence MSPTTTLSPTTTLKVVRGGWPSLAGGGFLAAVVVFLAAAPWFVFSPGDVTNLVALFALIILGTTWNLMAGYGGLVSIGQQAFIGAGGYGVIKLADVVGLPIPVAVVAAGVVCAALAVPTSFLLFRLVGGYFAIGTWVMAEVFKLVTQELPGFGGGSGLSLTAFQGVDRVTRIATVYYLALVLAVLVVLATYALMRSRVGLGLTAIRDDSVAAASLGVAVRRSQRLVYVAASGGAGLAGALIAVNGLRVSPDSMFSVQYTAFMIFIVVIGGLGTIEGPILGAVIFFALQQLLDSYGTWYLIALGAVAIAVVLLAPRGLWGLATRGRYEVFPVGHTVLTDSRGSTGRSTGE encoded by the coding sequence ATGAGCCCTACGACAACCCTGAGCCCGACGACAACCCTGAAGGTCGTACGCGGCGGCTGGCCGTCGCTGGCCGGCGGCGGTTTCCTGGCGGCGGTCGTGGTGTTCCTGGCCGCTGCGCCCTGGTTCGTCTTCAGCCCGGGCGACGTGACCAACCTGGTCGCGCTCTTCGCCCTCATCATCCTCGGCACGACCTGGAACCTGATGGCCGGCTACGGCGGGCTGGTCTCGATCGGGCAGCAGGCGTTCATCGGCGCGGGCGGCTACGGCGTGATCAAGCTCGCCGACGTGGTCGGCCTGCCGATCCCGGTCGCCGTCGTGGCGGCCGGAGTGGTCTGCGCCGCCCTGGCCGTCCCGACCTCGTTCCTGCTGTTCCGGCTGGTCGGAGGCTACTTCGCGATCGGCACCTGGGTGATGGCCGAGGTCTTCAAGCTGGTCACCCAGGAGCTGCCGGGCTTCGGTGGTGGCTCCGGCCTCTCGCTGACCGCCTTCCAGGGCGTCGACCGGGTGACCCGGATCGCGACCGTCTACTACCTGGCGCTCGTACTGGCCGTGCTCGTCGTGCTCGCGACGTACGCCCTGATGCGCTCGCGCGTCGGGCTCGGCCTGACCGCGATCCGCGACGACTCAGTGGCCGCGGCCTCGCTCGGCGTCGCGGTGCGGCGCTCGCAGCGCCTGGTCTACGTCGCCGCTTCGGGAGGTGCCGGCCTGGCCGGCGCGCTGATCGCGGTCAACGGCCTGCGGGTCTCGCCGGACTCGATGTTCTCGGTGCAGTACACCGCGTTCATGATCTTCATCGTCGTGATCGGCGGACTGGGGACGATCGAGGGCCCGATCCTGGGCGCGGTGATCTTCTTCGCGCTCCAGCAGCTGCTGGACTCCTACGGCACCTGGTACCTCATCGCGCTCGGAGCCGTCGCCATCGCCGTGGTGCTGCTGGCGCCGCGCGGGTTGTGGGGTCTGGCGACGCGGGGTCGCTACGAGGTCTTCCCCGTCGGTCACACGGTCCTGACCGATAGTCGGGGATCAACCGGTCGCTCTACTGGCGAGTAA
- a CDS encoding branched-chain amino acid ABC transporter permease has product MDWINAVLQGLLLGGQYALLACGLSLIFGVMRIVNLAHGVLAVASAYLALWLVQQTGMPSFLTIVIVIPVLAAVGYAIQRGLFNAALRHGELSPLLVSFGLAVIGANLLQEIFTADSRKISIDTLSTASVELGQLRLGVFSLLTLVVAVGVIVGLQLYLSHTRIGRAMRATKDDPEAATLMGIDERHMYALATAIAIGTVALAGVFLGMSTQFSPTYGDLVLIFAFEAVIIGGLGSLWGTLLGGLVLGVAQTVGAQIDPAYGVLAGHLVFLVVLLFRPQGLLPKAVVA; this is encoded by the coding sequence ATGGATTGGATCAACGCGGTCCTCCAGGGACTCCTGCTCGGCGGGCAGTACGCGCTGCTCGCCTGCGGTCTGAGCCTCATCTTCGGCGTGATGCGGATCGTCAATCTCGCCCACGGCGTCCTCGCGGTGGCCTCGGCCTACCTCGCGCTCTGGCTCGTCCAGCAGACCGGAATGCCCTCGTTCCTCACGATCGTCATCGTGATCCCGGTCCTCGCCGCGGTCGGCTACGCGATCCAGCGCGGCTTGTTCAACGCGGCCCTGCGCCACGGCGAGCTGTCGCCGCTGCTGGTCTCGTTCGGCCTGGCCGTGATCGGCGCCAACCTGCTCCAGGAGATCTTCACCGCCGACTCCCGCAAGATCTCGATCGACACGTTGTCGACGGCGTCGGTCGAGCTCGGGCAGCTCAGGCTCGGCGTCTTCTCGCTGCTCACCCTCGTGGTGGCGGTCGGCGTCATCGTCGGTCTGCAGCTCTACCTCTCCCACACCCGCATCGGCCGCGCCATGCGCGCGACCAAGGACGACCCCGAGGCGGCGACGCTCATGGGGATCGACGAGAGACACATGTACGCCCTGGCCACCGCGATCGCGATCGGCACCGTCGCACTGGCCGGCGTGTTCCTCGGCATGTCGACACAGTTCAGCCCGACGTACGGGGATCTGGTCCTCATCTTCGCCTTCGAGGCGGTCATCATCGGCGGGCTCGGCTCGCTGTGGGGCACCCTCCTCGGCGGCCTCGTGCTCGGCGTCGCGCAGACCGTCGGCGCCCAGATCGACCCGGCCTACGGCGTCCTCGCGGGTCACCTGGTCTTCCTGGTCGTGCTCCTGTTCCGGCCCCAGGGCCTGCTCCCGAAGGCGGTCGTCGCATGA
- a CDS encoding ABC transporter ATP-binding protein, whose amino-acid sequence MTLLEVDTIDVSYGDFRALHGITLTVAEGETLAVIGANGAGKSTLLKTIAGLLRPSAGQIRFDGHNVSHTPAHRRVREGIALTPEGRRIFGSLTVEENLKVGAHGRRPGPWNLATVYDAFPLLAEKRGRRGAHLSGGEQQATAIGRALMSNPKLLLLDEVSLGLAPVVIADIYKALPAIAEKGTTVLVVEQDLTQALAVADRVQCLLEGRTVLEGAAADVTREQVQAAYFGVDAADGREVG is encoded by the coding sequence ATGACCCTGCTCGAAGTCGACACGATCGACGTGAGCTACGGCGACTTCCGTGCCCTGCACGGCATCACCCTCACCGTCGCCGAGGGCGAGACCCTGGCCGTGATCGGCGCCAACGGCGCCGGCAAGTCCACGCTGCTGAAGACCATCGCCGGCCTGCTCCGCCCGAGCGCGGGCCAGATCCGGTTCGACGGTCACAACGTCTCTCACACCCCGGCTCACCGGCGCGTCCGGGAGGGGATCGCGCTCACCCCGGAGGGCCGGAGGATCTTCGGCTCGCTCACCGTCGAGGAGAACCTCAAGGTCGGCGCGCACGGCCGCCGCCCCGGCCCCTGGAACCTCGCCACCGTCTACGACGCCTTCCCGCTCCTCGCCGAGAAGCGGGGACGCCGCGGAGCGCACCTGTCCGGCGGCGAGCAGCAGGCCACCGCGATCGGCCGGGCGCTGATGTCCAACCCGAAGCTGCTCCTGCTCGACGAAGTTTCGCTCGGTCTGGCGCCGGTCGTGATCGCCGACATCTACAAGGCGCTCCCCGCGATCGCCGAGAAGGGGACGACCGTGCTCGTGGTCGAGCAGGACCTCACTCAGGCCCTCGCGGTCGCCGACCGGGTGCAGTGTCTGCTCGAGGGCCGCACGGTCCTGGAAGGCGCCGCGGCAGACGTGACCCGCGAGCAGGTCCAGGCGGCGTACTTCGGGGTCGACGCCGCGGACGGGAGAGAGGTCGGCTGA
- a CDS encoding ABC transporter substrate-binding protein, whose translation MRNGLTTGRGLSLAAAGVAAMALTLTACGSGGIDDEGGGGEDTLTIGFVSTETGSSAPFGEANSFVVDEMEAYFKDHPVKVGDKELDVEIVVRDAQSDTTKAGAVAGDLINKDGADIIVASSTPDIVNPVSDQCEANSIPCITTVAPWQPFAIRSGDKPAELKYSYHFFWGLEDVATVYADIWGKVPNNKKAGGLFPKDPDGEAWGANFPALTEASGVKIDNPGNYPNGTKDFSAQISAYKGHDVLVGVPIPPDFTTFWQQAKQQGYNPKVATIGKALLFPSSVEALGPIAHNLSTEVWWTPTAPYKSSLTGQSAQELADAYEEKTGKQWTQPLGFAHALFEVATAAVTEAGSTDADAITEALSGLEVSTVVGDVAWGKDENVPPYVAKTSLAGGQWRQVEGGEHPFELVVVQNSLAPDVPLGGEPEALK comes from the coding sequence GTGCGCAACGGACTCACCACCGGACGCGGCCTGAGCTTGGCCGCCGCCGGTGTCGCAGCGATGGCGCTGACCTTGACGGCCTGCGGGTCGGGCGGCATCGACGACGAAGGCGGTGGCGGCGAGGACACGCTCACCATCGGGTTCGTCTCGACCGAGACGGGCTCCTCGGCGCCGTTCGGCGAGGCGAACAGCTTCGTCGTCGACGAGATGGAGGCCTACTTCAAGGACCACCCGGTCAAGGTCGGCGACAAGGAGCTCGACGTCGAGATCGTGGTGCGCGACGCGCAGAGCGACACGACGAAGGCCGGGGCGGTGGCCGGCGACCTGATCAACAAGGACGGCGCCGACATCATCGTCGCCTCCTCGACGCCCGACATCGTCAACCCGGTCTCGGATCAGTGCGAGGCCAACTCGATCCCGTGCATCACGACGGTCGCCCCGTGGCAGCCGTTCGCGATCCGCAGCGGCGACAAGCCGGCCGAGCTGAAGTACAGCTACCACTTCTTCTGGGGCCTCGAGGACGTCGCGACGGTCTACGCCGACATCTGGGGCAAGGTCCCCAACAACAAGAAGGCCGGCGGCCTGTTCCCGAAGGACCCCGACGGCGAGGCCTGGGGCGCCAACTTCCCGGCGCTCACCGAGGCGTCCGGCGTGAAGATCGACAACCCGGGCAACTACCCCAACGGCACCAAGGACTTCTCCGCCCAGATCAGCGCCTACAAGGGTCACGACGTGCTCGTCGGTGTCCCGATCCCGCCGGACTTCACCACGTTCTGGCAGCAGGCGAAGCAGCAGGGCTACAACCCGAAGGTCGCCACCATCGGCAAGGCGCTTCTCTTCCCGAGCAGCGTCGAGGCGCTGGGCCCGATCGCCCACAACCTCTCCACCGAGGTCTGGTGGACCCCGACCGCGCCCTACAAGTCCTCGCTGACCGGCCAGTCGGCGCAGGAGCTGGCGGACGCGTACGAGGAGAAGACCGGCAAGCAGTGGACCCAGCCGCTGGGCTTCGCGCACGCGCTCTTCGAGGTCGCGACCGCGGCGGTGACCGAGGCCGGCTCGACCGACGCCGACGCGATCACCGAGGCGCTGTCCGGCCTCGAGGTCTCGACGGTCGTCGGTGACGTCGCCTGGGGCAAGGACGAGAACGTCCCGCCGTATGTCGCCAAGACCTCGCTCGCGGGTGGCCAGTGGCGCCAGGTCGAGGGCGGGGAGCACCCGTTCGAGCTGGTCGTCGTGCAGAACTCGCTGGCTCCCGACGTACCTCTCGGGGGCGAGCCCGAGGCCCTCAAGTGA